The following proteins come from a genomic window of Pirellulales bacterium:
- a CDS encoding proton-conducting transporter membrane subunit: MEIATVLGLSVLLSPVLLLATLGGGSLIDWPLSERNINRLARLTMLVGLLASIGVLMVMLIGGTRHVTVLSAAWIRLPHYHFFVKFVFDRLSVPLVILTFLLCGIIVSFATRYMHRERGYNRFFTLFAIFIVGMVLTCLAGTIETLFVGWELVGLSSALLVAFLQERPAPVRSGLHIWIIYRVSDAALLLAAILMHHMLGEGDFGRLLATDPAHPWPQGTISATPVQALVIGLLLVVAAAGKSALVPFSGWLPRAMEGPTPSSAVFYGALSVHLGAFLLLRMNPLLVASHLLALLVITLGLVTATYAHVVGSVQTDIKSVLSFASLTQVGLIVAEIGLGAWIPVLWYVALAHLLGHACVRTLQFVRAPMLLQDYRRLEGAIGGPLRRPNAGFLRLIPVRCRAWVYVFALERGYLDSILTTFLVAPFVKLFGCFDRIERRWCDFLAGRQPSAVPTPSAVVPPAADGTRSLP; encoded by the coding sequence ATGGAAATTGCCACCGTGTTAGGGCTGAGCGTGTTGCTCTCGCCGGTCCTGCTGCTCGCCACGCTCGGAGGCGGCTCTCTCATCGATTGGCCGCTTAGCGAACGCAACATTAACCGCCTGGCTCGCCTGACTATGCTGGTCGGATTGCTTGCGTCGATCGGCGTACTCATGGTGATGCTCATCGGGGGAACTCGCCACGTCACAGTGCTGTCTGCCGCGTGGATTCGCCTGCCACACTACCACTTCTTCGTGAAGTTTGTGTTCGACCGGCTCTCGGTCCCCCTCGTGATCCTGACGTTCCTGCTGTGCGGCATCATCGTGTCATTTGCCACGCGTTACATGCATCGAGAGCGGGGCTATAACCGCTTCTTCACGTTGTTCGCAATTTTCATCGTCGGCATGGTGCTGACCTGCCTGGCAGGTACCATCGAGACCCTGTTTGTCGGCTGGGAATTAGTCGGGTTATCAAGTGCGCTGCTTGTCGCTTTCCTCCAGGAACGGCCGGCTCCGGTTCGTAGCGGCCTCCACATCTGGATCATTTATCGCGTGTCGGACGCCGCGTTATTGCTTGCCGCGATCCTGATGCATCACATGCTGGGAGAAGGCGATTTTGGACGGCTCTTGGCCACGGATCCCGCGCATCCGTGGCCACAAGGCACGATCTCGGCGACGCCGGTCCAGGCACTTGTCATCGGTTTGCTGCTCGTCGTAGCTGCGGCGGGGAAGTCAGCGTTGGTGCCATTTTCCGGTTGGCTCCCGCGAGCGATGGAAGGGCCAACGCCGTCGAGTGCCGTCTTCTACGGGGCGCTCTCCGTCCATCTCGGCGCGTTTCTTCTGTTGCGCATGAATCCGCTGCTCGTCGCGTCGCATCTGCTCGCGCTGTTGGTAATCACCCTGGGGTTGGTGACCGCGACGTACGCGCATGTAGTCGGGAGCGTCCAAACGGATATCAAGAGCGTCCTTTCCTTCGCCTCACTGACACAAGTCGGTCTGATCGTGGCCGAAATCGGTCTGGGCGCCTGGATTCCCGTCTTGTGGTATGTGGCGCTCGCGCACCTCCTTGGACATGCGTGCGTTCGGACGTTGCAATTCGTCCGTGCGCCGATGCTGCTGCAGGATTATCGCCGCTTGGAAGGCGCGATCGGCGGCCCGTTACGGCGACCCAATGCCGGCTTCCTACGACTGATTCCAGTTCGTTGTCGCGCCTGGGTCTACGTATTCGCGCTTGAGCGAGGCTATCTCGACTCGATTTTGACGACGTTCCTGGTAGCACCTTTCGTCAAGCTGTTCGGTTGCTTCGACAGGATCGAGCGGCGGTGGTGCGACTTCCTAGCGGGTCGACAACCGTCGGCAGTGCCTACGCCCTCGGCCGTGGTCCCACCCGCTGCTGATGGGACGAGGTCCTTGCCATGA
- a CDS encoding universal stress protein, translating to MSVFNSVLVGIDLLQEDGHDASRFSLPVEEAIKHALWLAEKTTASVTFFAVLNDAEDTLPSPKADDSCLTSQLHRSGQQALDRLVDSATKRGLIANAKLVSGEAWVEIIREVEQSGHDVVIVGTRNVRGLRRLLFGSTATRLLHNCPCPVWVTRPESKPIPHKILITSDFSPVSDITVKLGLAIGELSGAKVSVLHSVDYLLDRRYSVGLLHTNTEAYHAHVKAEAHERLTEQLARVVDGPSTATVDLQIVGGESVPDTAIVEFIEHHQIDLLMMGTIARGGLPGLTIGNTAERLVTHVPCSMLAVKPADFKSPIASTAATKS from the coding sequence ATGTCCGTTTTCAATAGCGTCCTGGTTGGCATCGACCTATTGCAGGAAGACGGGCATGATGCGAGCCGTTTCTCCCTGCCGGTCGAAGAGGCGATCAAGCACGCGCTCTGGCTGGCCGAAAAGACAACCGCCAGCGTTACCTTCTTCGCCGTCTTGAACGATGCCGAAGATACGCTTCCTTCACCAAAAGCAGACGACTCTTGCTTGACGAGCCAGCTTCACCGATCGGGACAGCAGGCGCTCGATCGTCTTGTCGATTCCGCCACGAAGCGAGGTTTGATCGCCAACGCCAAGCTTGTGAGCGGTGAGGCTTGGGTCGAGATCATTCGCGAAGTCGAGCAGAGCGGGCATGACGTTGTCATTGTCGGCACGCGCAATGTGCGCGGCCTGCGACGCCTGTTGTTCGGTAGCACCGCCACGCGACTGCTGCATAACTGCCCGTGCCCAGTTTGGGTGACTCGCCCCGAGTCGAAGCCGATTCCCCACAAAATCTTGATCACCAGCGACTTCAGCCCGGTGTCGGATATCACGGTGAAACTGGGCCTGGCGATCGGAGAACTCAGCGGTGCCAAAGTATCCGTACTGCACTCGGTCGACTATTTGCTCGACCGGCGGTACAGCGTCGGTTTGCTGCATACCAATACCGAGGCTTACCACGCGCACGTCAAGGCGGAAGCACACGAGCGACTGACCGAGCAGTTGGCCCGCGTGGTCGACGGACCGTCAACAGCCACGGTGGATTTGCAAATCGTCGGGGGGGAGAGCGTTCCTGACACGGCTATCGTCGAGTTTATCGAACATCATCAAATTGACTTGCTGATGATGGGGACAATCGCTCGCGGCGGGCTTCCGGGATTGACCATCGGTAATACGGCGGAGCGATTGGTGACTCATGTGCCCTGCTCGATGCTGGCCGTTAAGCCGGCCGACTTCAAATCGCCAATCGCTTCGACTGCGGCGACTAAATCGTGA
- a CDS encoding CotH kinase family protein: protein MGPPNQLGVLLASAEVQQELQLTSAQKKQVEKVLADQTKEMQAGFQRFNPAEMRDLDPADREKRFEQMQERMTKAAEATRSKIDKLLQPAQAKRLDQLLRQRESFAALLRPEAAKELGLSQEQQQKLQDLQDDRPPFLLSDEDRKQQESSAMAVLSEQQRPEWTRLMGAEFKFPESVLRPSFPGGPGGPGGPMQRERQLIKQFDKNGDGKLNRKERDAAREWMKKHPTGRSPGPGLGPPPGGPAGNDGGARPGARPAPEPGKHVSPGDVANVDAPLYSLTSPLRTLFLDFADADWEAEMADFYKTDVEVPATLTVDGRVYENIGVHFRGLSSFFAVPEGRKRSLNVSLDFGDSKQRLYGYKTLNLLNCHEDPSCMHTVLYFYIAQHYMPAPKANYVNVVINGENWGLYANVEQFDKTFVEENFAGKPGTRWKVPGSPGGRGGLAYLGEDVAAYKGIYQIKSDDKDDAWQALIRLCKTLCETPLEYLEAELAPQLDIDEALWFLALENVLINSDGYWIRASDYSLYLDKGGLFHVLPHDANETFQPGMGPGFGRRNANARRADPLELDPLVGLKDRSKPLRSRLLAVPSLQQRYLQHVRAIAEDFLDWDELRPVVESLAASIRPSIAEGTRQLYSLQEFDFAVSSENIPPPSDGRHSTVSLRNFIQKRHDYLMNLPAVVALDTANVR from the coding sequence ATGGGACCTCCCAATCAACTGGGCGTCCTTCTCGCGTCCGCTGAGGTGCAACAGGAACTTCAGCTTACCTCCGCTCAAAAAAAGCAGGTCGAGAAAGTACTTGCTGACCAAACAAAGGAAATGCAAGCCGGCTTTCAACGGTTCAATCCAGCGGAAATGCGCGATCTGGATCCTGCCGACCGCGAAAAACGCTTCGAGCAAATGCAAGAACGAATGACAAAGGCAGCGGAGGCCACGCGGAGCAAGATCGATAAATTGCTGCAGCCAGCACAGGCCAAACGCTTGGATCAATTGCTGCGCCAGCGCGAAAGCTTCGCAGCACTGCTACGGCCCGAGGCCGCGAAGGAACTGGGACTTTCGCAGGAGCAGCAGCAGAAACTTCAAGACCTGCAGGACGATCGTCCCCCGTTCTTGCTCTCGGACGAGGATCGGAAGCAACAGGAGTCCTCCGCGATGGCGGTGCTCTCCGAACAGCAGCGACCCGAATGGACCAGGCTCATGGGGGCCGAATTCAAGTTTCCGGAGTCGGTATTGCGTCCTTCGTTCCCTGGCGGGCCAGGGGGGCCGGGCGGGCCGATGCAACGAGAACGGCAATTGATCAAGCAGTTCGACAAGAATGGTGACGGTAAGCTGAACCGCAAGGAGCGCGACGCCGCCCGTGAATGGATGAAGAAACATCCGACCGGCCGCAGCCCAGGCCCCGGCCTTGGGCCGCCCCCCGGCGGGCCGGCGGGGAATGACGGGGGCGCGAGACCAGGAGCGCGCCCGGCGCCAGAGCCCGGTAAACACGTCTCACCCGGCGATGTTGCCAACGTCGATGCACCGTTGTACTCGCTGACGTCTCCGCTGCGAACCTTATTCCTTGACTTTGCCGATGCGGATTGGGAAGCCGAGATGGCTGACTTCTACAAGACGGATGTAGAAGTGCCCGCGACGCTCACGGTCGACGGTCGTGTCTACGAAAACATCGGTGTCCATTTTCGCGGACTGTCGTCATTCTTTGCAGTGCCGGAGGGCCGCAAGCGTTCCCTAAACGTCTCGCTCGATTTTGGCGATTCCAAGCAGCGGCTCTATGGCTACAAAACTCTGAATCTGCTGAACTGCCACGAAGATCCTTCCTGCATGCACACGGTGCTGTACTTCTACATCGCGCAACACTACATGCCGGCGCCCAAGGCGAACTACGTGAATGTCGTGATCAACGGCGAAAACTGGGGGCTGTACGCGAATGTGGAGCAGTTCGATAAGACGTTCGTCGAGGAGAATTTTGCAGGCAAACCGGGAACTCGCTGGAAGGTACCTGGTTCACCCGGCGGACGTGGAGGACTTGCGTATCTCGGCGAAGACGTTGCCGCTTATAAAGGTATCTATCAAATCAAGTCTGACGACAAGGACGATGCTTGGCAGGCATTGATCCGCCTCTGCAAGACCCTCTGCGAGACGCCGCTGGAATATCTGGAAGCAGAGCTTGCGCCGCAGCTCGATATCGACGAGGCCCTGTGGTTTCTAGCACTGGAAAATGTTCTCATCAATTCAGACGGTTATTGGATTCGCGCCAGCGACTATTCTCTGTACTTGGACAAGGGAGGACTGTTTCATGTCCTGCCGCACGACGCGAATGAGACGTTTCAGCCCGGAATGGGTCCTGGCTTCGGCCGACGCAATGCAAATGCCCGTCGCGCGGACCCCTTGGAATTGGATCCGCTGGTAGGACTGAAAGACCGGTCAAAACCATTGCGCAGCAGGCTGCTGGCCGTCCCTAGTCTGCAACAGAGATACCTGCAACACGTGCGCGCCATTGCCGAAGATTTTCTCGATTGGGACGAGCTGCGGCCGGTTGTGGAATCGCTTGCAGCTTCCATCCGTCCCTCGATCGCCGAAGGGACGCGCCAGCTCTACTCGTTGCAAGAATTCGACTTCGCGGTGTCCTCGGAGAATATTCCGCCCCCGAGCGATGGCCGCCACTCGACGGTTTCTTTGCGCAACTTCATCCAAAAGCGCCACGACTATCTGATGAATCTGCCCGCCGTCGTTGCGCTGGACACCGCGAATGTGCGATAA
- a CDS encoding VTC domain-containing protein — protein MALDPHTAHDLENYFASIMQYDPYAAQAADRAYRVTTLYTDTDQFDVLHRTASRKRRKFRLRRYGREACVYLERKSRHQSRVRKKRTVVGAEQTIELAQEATIPTWAGRWFHQSIRRQGLRPVCVIGYRRSALIGASEFGPIRVTFDRDLTAMRTDSWSICGHETVSGSPFSTRTICEFKFPGALPCLFKDVLDRFRFVPGRFSKYRSAAQVLGLATSTVGGEQHA, from the coding sequence ATGGCGCTCGACCCGCACACGGCCCATGATCTGGAGAATTACTTTGCCTCGATTATGCAGTACGACCCGTATGCCGCCCAAGCAGCGGACCGGGCTTATCGGGTGACGACCCTGTACACAGATACTGATCAATTCGATGTGCTTCATCGTACCGCCTCGCGCAAGCGCAGAAAATTTCGGCTCAGGCGCTATGGTCGTGAGGCGTGCGTGTATCTCGAACGCAAGTCAAGGCATCAAAGCCGCGTTCGAAAGAAGCGCACCGTGGTGGGGGCCGAACAAACGATTGAGTTGGCTCAGGAAGCAACGATCCCAACCTGGGCCGGACGCTGGTTTCATCAGTCGATTCGCCGGCAGGGATTAAGGCCCGTCTGTGTGATCGGCTACCGCCGCAGCGCCTTGATCGGGGCATCCGAGTTTGGGCCAATTCGCGTGACGTTCGATCGCGACCTGACGGCCATGCGGACCGACAGTTGGTCAATCTGCGGTCACGAGACAGTTTCTGGATCGCCGTTTTCTACACGCACGATCTGTGAATTCAAATTCCCTGGCGCGCTTCCTTGTTTGTTCAAGGACGTGCTCGATCGATTCCGGTTCGTGCCGGGGCGATTTTCCAAGTATCGCAGCGCGGCCCAGGTTCTTGGCCTTGCGACAAGTACGGTGGGAGGCGAACAACATGCCTGA
- a CDS encoding DUF2309 domain-containing protein — MSSSAATEGRYQALREAIEDAARLLPTQGPITVFVTQNTLQAFEDLPFDKALEHSAETFGCETYLPEGNYRDALTAGRIRADDVWEVLEEDLGMKAVDGVARLVSRIDLRLAMLQYPLRTGPAEELLWFVAMTDALRRVSAVTPVAAKQKLIAETRRWVMRDLRGRNGANGANGECCQPDWVNELFEKFGESKIESWNAETWEAVTLEALWRVCRDGVRSVPEINDNRPLPTRHRDLLLRIADTDIDLQVNPILIRFSAAFVDQGIAHWVLPDRDKGFFQAFASLYRKQASPESWLRQLGREVARLQDANTSAVDSILESLAALGVPQTDWNAFLKETALSLRGWTGIIQQIEARGDHVPYPIPAGTLTEFLAVRLLLERFALSEFSKKVLGYTGPLASLQSEILERLPHSTRSSEEQWAFNVFQLAQVLGWPPDRLRRRTAAEWTDLVREIDAFDSFQRRRMFHAAYEKRFHEQALDALSLHTPRPAPTPPRFQVITCLDEREESFRRHLEETARDCETFGAAGFFGVAMYYRGSADAHFAPHCPIFMRPEHYVEEHPEEATQETRRRRKVRWMLGTVLHKIHFGTRGLFSGAFLTAALGVLATIPLIARTLSPRIAAGIRTRLAHFVRPPCTRLGVERGASGSGLPSEQVGFTADEMTDMAKQLLQGIGLLQNYARLVFVIGHGSRSMNNPHASAYDCGACGGYAGGANARAIAQILNDSRVRAGLARHGLVIPDDTWFLGALHNTCDESLAVFDQDLMPGSHRAELDYALAAMEQALGGNAHERCRRFESAPLTLTFADAKEHVENRAEDLAQVRPELGHATNAVCVIGRRQRTRGLFLDRRAFLVSYDPTRDDPESTILARLLAAALPVCAGINLQYYFSRVDSMGWGCGTKLPHNITSLVGVMDGAASDLRTGLPWQMVEMHEPMRLLIVVETTPQAMLHLMSHDTALDRLVRNRWVRLAVLDPHSSRIELFEYRKFFPFRSVADHLPVAASSADWYRGWRDHLEFAEVGK; from the coding sequence ATGAGCAGCTCCGCCGCCACGGAAGGCCGTTACCAAGCGCTTCGAGAGGCAATCGAGGACGCCGCGCGTTTGCTCCCCACGCAAGGCCCGATCACGGTATTCGTGACCCAAAACACGTTACAAGCCTTCGAGGATTTGCCATTCGATAAGGCACTCGAACACAGCGCCGAGACGTTCGGCTGCGAGACCTATCTTCCGGAAGGCAATTACCGCGATGCGCTCACCGCGGGGCGTATCCGCGCCGACGACGTGTGGGAAGTGCTCGAGGAAGATCTCGGAATGAAGGCTGTCGATGGCGTCGCCCGATTAGTCAGCCGGATCGACCTGCGGCTGGCGATGCTTCAATATCCGCTCCGGACCGGGCCCGCAGAAGAGCTCCTGTGGTTCGTTGCCATGACCGACGCCCTCCGGCGCGTCAGTGCCGTCACGCCCGTCGCGGCCAAACAAAAACTGATCGCCGAGACTCGGCGGTGGGTGATGCGCGATCTTCGCGGTCGCAACGGAGCAAACGGAGCAAACGGCGAGTGCTGCCAACCGGATTGGGTGAACGAGCTTTTCGAGAAATTCGGCGAGTCGAAAATCGAAAGCTGGAACGCAGAGACCTGGGAAGCCGTGACGCTCGAAGCACTGTGGCGCGTCTGCCGCGACGGCGTTCGATCGGTGCCTGAAATCAATGACAATCGGCCGCTTCCAACTCGCCACCGTGATCTTCTCCTACGAATCGCCGACACCGACATCGACTTGCAAGTTAATCCTATCCTGATCCGGTTCTCCGCCGCGTTCGTAGACCAAGGAATTGCTCATTGGGTGCTTCCGGACCGCGACAAGGGGTTTTTCCAAGCGTTCGCATCGCTCTACCGGAAGCAGGCCTCGCCAGAGTCGTGGCTGCGGCAGCTTGGCCGCGAAGTTGCTCGACTGCAGGACGCGAATACGAGCGCCGTAGACTCGATTCTCGAGTCGCTTGCAGCACTTGGCGTTCCGCAAACCGACTGGAACGCATTCCTCAAGGAAACGGCACTATCGCTCCGAGGTTGGACCGGCATCATTCAGCAGATCGAGGCTCGCGGCGACCATGTTCCGTACCCGATCCCCGCGGGCACGCTCACGGAATTCCTCGCCGTGCGTCTATTGCTGGAGCGCTTCGCACTATCCGAGTTTTCGAAAAAAGTGCTCGGCTACACCGGCCCCCTAGCGTCACTTCAGAGCGAAATCCTAGAGCGCCTTCCGCACTCGACCAGGTCTAGCGAGGAACAGTGGGCGTTCAATGTCTTCCAGTTGGCACAAGTTCTCGGTTGGCCGCCGGACAGACTCCGTCGGCGGACCGCCGCGGAGTGGACAGATTTGGTTCGCGAGATTGATGCATTCGACAGTTTTCAGCGGCGTCGCATGTTTCACGCGGCCTACGAAAAGCGATTCCACGAACAAGCCCTGGATGCACTCTCGCTTCACACACCGCGACCAGCACCAACCCCGCCGCGATTCCAAGTAATAACATGCCTGGACGAACGCGAAGAGTCCTTCCGCCGGCACCTTGAGGAGACGGCCCGGGATTGTGAAACGTTCGGCGCCGCAGGCTTCTTCGGCGTGGCGATGTATTATCGCGGCAGTGCCGACGCTCACTTCGCGCCACATTGTCCCATCTTCATGCGGCCCGAGCACTATGTCGAGGAGCACCCCGAAGAGGCGACGCAAGAAACCCGCCGGCGACGGAAGGTCCGGTGGATGCTGGGAACAGTCCTTCACAAAATTCATTTTGGCACCCGGGGACTTTTCTCGGGAGCGTTCCTGACGGCTGCGCTGGGAGTGCTGGCTACGATCCCGTTGATTGCCCGCACGCTTTCACCGCGAATTGCAGCCGGTATCCGTACGCGGTTGGCCCACTTTGTCCGCCCGCCGTGTACCCGCCTCGGTGTAGAGCGCGGCGCGTCCGGCTCGGGATTACCGTCTGAGCAGGTCGGCTTCACTGCGGACGAGATGACCGACATGGCGAAGCAGTTGCTGCAAGGTATCGGGCTGCTGCAGAACTATGCGCGGCTCGTATTTGTGATTGGGCATGGGTCGCGGAGCATGAACAACCCGCACGCGTCCGCCTACGACTGCGGCGCCTGCGGCGGCTACGCTGGCGGAGCGAACGCCCGAGCAATCGCACAGATTTTGAACGACTCTCGAGTTCGCGCCGGCTTAGCACGGCACGGATTGGTCATTCCGGACGACACTTGGTTTCTGGGCGCTCTCCACAATACCTGCGATGAATCGCTGGCGGTCTTCGATCAGGATCTTATGCCCGGCAGCCATCGCGCCGAGTTGGATTATGCCCTGGCCGCGATGGAACAGGCGCTCGGCGGAAACGCGCACGAGCGCTGCCGGAGATTCGAGTCCGCACCGCTGACGCTCACTTTCGCCGACGCCAAAGAACATGTCGAGAATCGGGCCGAAGACCTTGCCCAGGTTCGACCAGAATTGGGCCATGCAACCAACGCCGTCTGCGTGATCGGCCGGCGGCAGCGGACCCGTGGCTTGTTCCTCGATCGCCGCGCATTTCTCGTCTCCTACGACCCGACGCGTGATGATCCGGAGTCGACAATTCTGGCACGTCTCCTGGCCGCCGCCCTGCCGGTGTGCGCGGGCATAAACCTTCAGTACTACTTCTCGCGCGTGGACTCGATGGGCTGGGGCTGCGGCACGAAACTTCCCCACAACATCACATCCCTTGTCGGTGTGATGGACGGAGCCGCCAGCGATCTGAGGACGGGACTTCCCTGGCAGATGGTCGAAATGCACGAACCCATGCGCCTGTTGATCGTGGTCGAGACGACACCCCAGGCGATGCTCCATCTCATGTCCCACGACACGGCCCTTGATCGGTTGGTGCGGAATCGCTGGGTACGGCTGGCGGTGCTTGATCCGCACTCATCGCGCATTGAGCTGTTTGAATACCGCAAGTTTTTTCCGTTCCGATCGGTGGCCGACCATTTGCCGGTCGCCGCGTCATCCGCGGACTGGTATCGCGGTTGGCGCGACCACCTGGAGTTCGCGGAAGTCGGGAAGTAA
- a CDS encoding proton-conducting transporter membrane subunit, with amino-acid sequence MNVFEVPWLELSIGIPLLGSLWVAGIRNPVIALRWCLAFAAITLGCTLFVFVGQATGRSPTGASEWDILPRLFNARILELDALSAPLLPLVALLHLLTVLTTVRTKFAFDSFAWMLRLEAVRLATFACKSPWVLIGLLLVGVGLTWLELVRRGKSTRVYAIHMGLFAVCLVGGWACLDPALPVKSATLASLLIFVAVLIRSGTVPVHVWVTELFEHASFGTALLFTAPLTGMYIAIRLVLPVAPSWILTAISVFSLVTASYGAGMAAVQQQARRFFVFLFLSNASLVLVGMELHTSLSLTGSLFLWLSAALSLSGLGLTIRALEARFGRLSLSRFSGLYDHSPALAVCFLVTGLGCVGFPGTLGFVGMELLVEGAMGASPATATAIVLTAAINGIAIMRAYFLLFSGGRHLSTLSLAITTPERCAAITLSVLILGGGLYPQAGTASLYRAAESALKDSAAHRLTSQANKESAHTEPDQLRDSRMHLPSWMPGPTSRNGP; translated from the coding sequence ATGAACGTTTTCGAGGTTCCGTGGCTGGAACTGTCTATCGGCATTCCCTTACTGGGCTCGTTGTGGGTAGCCGGCATTCGGAATCCGGTCATCGCGTTGCGCTGGTGTCTAGCGTTCGCTGCGATCACACTGGGCTGCACGCTATTCGTCTTCGTCGGTCAAGCTACGGGCCGATCACCGACAGGCGCGAGCGAGTGGGACATCCTGCCTCGGCTGTTCAATGCACGCATTCTGGAACTGGACGCATTGAGTGCCCCGCTCCTGCCACTCGTGGCCCTCTTGCACTTGCTGACTGTTCTTACCACAGTCCGCACGAAATTCGCCTTCGATTCGTTTGCCTGGATGCTTCGCCTCGAAGCGGTGCGACTGGCAACCTTCGCGTGCAAGAGCCCGTGGGTGCTGATCGGCCTTCTGTTAGTGGGCGTGGGGTTGACCTGGCTGGAACTCGTCCGCCGCGGCAAATCGACCCGCGTGTATGCCATACACATGGGACTTTTCGCAGTTTGCCTCGTCGGCGGATGGGCGTGCCTTGACCCAGCGCTGCCCGTCAAATCGGCAACACTGGCTTCGCTACTCATATTCGTCGCGGTTTTGATCCGCAGCGGCACCGTACCGGTTCACGTGTGGGTCACGGAACTGTTCGAGCATGCCTCGTTCGGTACCGCTCTTCTCTTCACGGCGCCGCTCACGGGAATGTACATCGCCATCCGGCTGGTACTACCGGTAGCGCCAAGTTGGATTCTGACAGCGATTTCCGTCTTCTCGTTGGTCACGGCATCTTACGGCGCTGGCATGGCTGCCGTGCAACAGCAGGCGCGGCGCTTTTTCGTGTTCCTCTTCCTCAGCAATGCATCGCTGGTGCTGGTGGGAATGGAACTGCATACCTCGCTGAGCTTAACAGGGTCGTTGTTCCTATGGCTTTCGGCAGCTCTCTCGCTGAGCGGATTGGGATTGACGATCAGGGCGCTCGAAGCCCGCTTCGGGCGGCTGTCGCTCAGCCGGTTTTCAGGACTCTACGACCATTCACCGGCCCTGGCCGTGTGCTTCCTGGTGACGGGCTTAGGCTGTGTAGGGTTTCCCGGTACGTTGGGGTTTGTAGGAATGGAGTTGCTCGTCGAGGGCGCGATGGGAGCCAGCCCCGCGACCGCAACCGCGATTGTGCTGACCGCGGCGATAAATGGCATCGCAATCATGCGAGCTTATTTCCTCCTCTTCAGCGGCGGTCGACACCTTTCAACGCTATCGCTGGCGATCACCACACCCGAGCGGTGCGCCGCGATAACGCTTTCGGTACTGATCCTGGGCGGCGGCCTTTACCCGCAAGCAGGGACTGCATCGCTTTATCGCGCAGCGGAGTCGGCGCTGAAGGATAGCGCAGCACATCGTTTAACGAGCCAAGCCAACAAAGAAAGCGCGCATACGGAACCCGACCAATTGCGTGATTCCCGGATGCACCTCCCAAGCTGGATGCCTGGGCCTACCTCCAGAAATGGACCATAA
- a CDS encoding DUF4956 domain-containing protein: MPEWLATTTGAGIPDDVTGLAMRLAMSFAFGGAVALIYLASHGRERSHPAPLATTLVLLSMLIAMVSIVIGNSVARAFSLVGALSIVRFRTVVDDTRDTAFVIFAVIVGMAAGAGLFLVALVGVPITGLVAIAMSHWTAVSAAARPSRHHLSVRLALGRDRLAVERVMSEYLQSFVLTESSTARQGEAIDCCYETKLQAESDMALLVIALNRVEGVMNVEMRRI; this comes from the coding sequence ATGCCTGAATGGTTGGCGACGACAACCGGCGCGGGGATTCCCGATGACGTAACCGGACTTGCGATGCGACTGGCAATGTCGTTTGCATTCGGAGGGGCTGTGGCCCTGATCTATCTGGCGTCGCACGGTCGCGAGCGATCGCATCCGGCTCCGCTAGCCACGACGTTGGTTCTGCTGTCGATGTTGATCGCAATGGTATCGATCGTCATCGGAAATAGTGTGGCCAGGGCATTTAGCCTGGTTGGCGCGCTGTCGATCGTGCGCTTCCGGACAGTCGTCGACGATACTCGCGATACGGCCTTTGTGATTTTCGCTGTGATCGTGGGGATGGCTGCCGGCGCGGGGCTGTTCCTTGTGGCGCTTGTCGGTGTTCCCATTACGGGGTTAGTCGCGATCGCCATGAGCCATTGGACAGCCGTTAGTGCAGCCGCCAGGCCTAGCAGGCATCATCTATCCGTTCGACTCGCACTTGGCCGCGATCGATTGGCCGTCGAACGCGTCATGTCGGAATACTTGCAATCGTTTGTCCTCACAGAGAGTTCGACAGCGCGCCAAGGTGAAGCCATCGACTGCTGTTACGAGACAAAGCTCCAGGCTGAATCGGACATGGCGCTGCTCGTGATTGCCTTGAATCGCGTCGAAGGTGTGATGAACGTGGAAATGCGCCGGATATGA
- a CDS encoding metalloregulator ArsR/SmtB family transcription factor — protein sequence MRRFKADVFQALAHPTRVAIVEYLQQGELSVGQLCEKIEIEQANASQHLSILRNKHIVQTRKAGNQIFYRLRDPAFGKILTALREYFLAQATDTLKLLRTEQVEARKLLDRPAASAPRARRRAKR from the coding sequence ATGCGGCGATTCAAAGCCGACGTCTTTCAAGCCTTGGCACATCCGACTCGCGTTGCCATTGTCGAATATCTCCAACAAGGCGAATTATCTGTCGGCCAACTGTGCGAGAAGATCGAGATCGAGCAAGCCAATGCCTCGCAGCATCTCTCGATTCTCCGCAACAAGCACATCGTCCAGACTCGTAAGGCGGGCAATCAAATCTTCTACCGGCTGCGCGACCCGGCGTTCGGGAAGATACTAACGGCCTTGCGGGAGTATTTCCTAGCGCAGGCAACCGACACGCTCAAGTTATTGCGGACGGAACAGGTCGAAGCCCGAAAGCTGCTAGACCGGCCGGCCGCTTCCGCGCCAAGGGCTCGACGAAGGGCGAAGCGATGA